A genomic window from Halomonas sp. LR3S48 includes:
- a CDS encoding DUF349 domain-containing protein — protein MPGFLRRLFAPRWQHPDAKVRSQAIGRLDPARPEQRQALETLCLDTDATVRQAALERIDSPETLLVLLARQPELTEIRRRLVVLLSGQDGGHDLAQRVRIVESLDDRVLLSRLALEGDNQQLRLAAVERLTAEEDLIEQACDNGIAAVRHAAATRVTSEAGLQRLVQQARRDRQVVRHARERLNRLRKDAASLVAAQAQREALLAKLEAHARAPWEPLYAGRFRHLVREWEALDDLPEIEQEHRFQEACLSCRKIISDHEAHEHAIAETDRRREQAAEARESLLEALEESLAGLPRGDRLTGQDIASLRAQKVLLANRWQTLSDLHVTDEALRQRYDTVLRNYDEVLAAWERLESHASDIEQALKEKDIERLQSVIATCNWPDTLPKSPLLVRAQQMLSGREEPEEEALEARLDRFTQDLEQLEQLLDRGAFKGASRLHQSLRHRADTLPAAKLRPYQATLKRLGARLAELRDWRGFVAGPKREQLCQAIELLAEDTTLPDAELDRRHRQLIRDWKGLGDAAASRELSEHFRSASDRIHERLAPWRERQVHERSRNLEARIALCEQLEALLDMPAADADPDALRRIRDQAREEWRRHSPVPREQAQAIGRRFGRIRFALQSLIDQRAKEVADAKRQLIDEAQALIERPLPPDARAARAKSLQQRWRELGRAPRGEEQTLWREFRSACDQIFVLREAQRDDRMQRGRQRLDEMQALIDRLDAWQPTRHADSAVLEQAIDQAAALEPLPSGRRTEGMRRRWSGIVRTRRERLARLAVVEEIQRWEACRSLLDAHLAADAACLEGSACEEVPFDQELDLSTDMRSAHEQRNASRHNPPPPQEVSEQLARLRVHLSLLAMGRVSQHDEPLRLAIQVERLNEGLGRELSRAEEVSIVLRNLLATGPVSPEQWEREVGELDSLLTRLTRLPPP, from the coding sequence ATGCCCGGATTCCTTCGCCGCCTTTTCGCCCCGCGCTGGCAGCACCCCGATGCCAAGGTCCGATCTCAGGCCATCGGCCGGCTCGATCCCGCACGCCCGGAACAGCGTCAGGCTCTGGAAACGCTGTGCCTCGATACGGACGCCACCGTGCGTCAAGCAGCGTTGGAAAGAATCGATTCGCCCGAGACGCTTCTCGTTCTTCTGGCCCGCCAACCGGAACTGACTGAAATCCGCCGCCGCCTGGTCGTGCTGCTCAGCGGCCAGGACGGCGGCCACGACCTGGCCCAGCGCGTGCGTATCGTCGAAAGCCTCGATGACCGGGTCCTGCTGTCGCGCTTGGCGCTGGAGGGCGACAACCAGCAGCTGCGCCTGGCCGCCGTGGAACGCCTGACAGCGGAAGAGGATCTCATCGAGCAGGCCTGCGACAATGGCATCGCCGCCGTACGCCACGCCGCCGCGACGCGCGTGACCAGCGAAGCCGGCCTGCAACGCCTGGTCCAGCAGGCGCGCCGCGACCGCCAGGTCGTACGCCATGCACGCGAGCGCTTGAACCGGCTGCGCAAGGATGCGGCCTCCCTGGTGGCAGCGCAGGCTCAGCGCGAAGCCCTGCTGGCCAAGCTGGAGGCGCACGCCCGGGCTCCCTGGGAACCCCTCTATGCGGGCCGGTTCCGACACTTGGTACGCGAATGGGAAGCGCTCGACGACCTACCCGAAATCGAACAGGAGCATCGCTTTCAGGAAGCCTGCCTGAGCTGCCGCAAGATCATCTCGGATCACGAAGCGCATGAACACGCCATCGCCGAAACGGACCGCCGCCGGGAGCAGGCCGCGGAAGCTCGCGAGTCGCTGCTCGAGGCGCTGGAGGAGAGCCTCGCCGGCCTGCCCCGCGGCGACCGCCTCACGGGGCAGGACATCGCCAGCCTGCGCGCTCAGAAGGTACTGCTGGCCAACCGCTGGCAAACGCTCTCCGACCTGCACGTCACCGACGAGGCGCTGCGCCAGCGCTACGACACCGTCCTGAGAAATTACGATGAGGTCCTCGCTGCCTGGGAGCGTTTAGAGAGCCACGCCAGCGATATCGAACAGGCCTTGAAGGAGAAGGACATCGAGCGGCTGCAGAGCGTCATCGCAACGTGTAACTGGCCCGACACGCTACCGAAGTCACCACTGCTCGTCCGCGCGCAGCAGATGCTGTCCGGCCGGGAGGAGCCGGAAGAAGAGGCCTTGGAGGCACGCCTTGATCGCTTCACCCAAGACCTCGAGCAACTGGAGCAGTTGCTCGACCGTGGCGCCTTCAAGGGCGCCAGCCGTCTTCACCAGAGCCTCAGGCATCGCGCCGATACGCTGCCCGCAGCGAAGCTTCGCCCCTACCAGGCCACGCTCAAGCGGCTTGGCGCCCGACTGGCCGAGCTGCGCGACTGGCGCGGCTTCGTCGCCGGCCCCAAGCGCGAACAGCTATGCCAGGCCATCGAACTGCTTGCCGAAGATACCACCCTCCCCGATGCCGAGCTCGACCGCCGTCACCGCCAGTTGATACGCGACTGGAAGGGGCTCGGCGATGCCGCCGCCAGCCGCGAGCTCTCCGAGCATTTTCGCAGCGCCTCCGACCGTATCCACGAGCGCCTGGCCCCATGGCGCGAACGTCAGGTCCATGAGCGCTCGCGCAACCTCGAGGCACGCATCGCCCTGTGCGAGCAGCTCGAAGCCCTGCTGGACATGCCCGCCGCCGATGCCGACCCGGATGCCCTGAGGCGTATCCGCGACCAGGCGCGTGAAGAGTGGCGCCGCCACTCCCCTGTGCCGCGTGAGCAGGCCCAAGCCATCGGGCGGCGCTTCGGCCGCATCCGCTTCGCGCTGCAAAGCCTGATAGACCAGCGCGCCAAGGAAGTGGCCGACGCCAAACGACAGCTCATCGACGAGGCCCAGGCGCTGATCGAGCGCCCGCTGCCCCCCGATGCCCGAGCGGCACGAGCCAAGAGCCTGCAGCAGCGCTGGCGCGAACTAGGCCGTGCCCCACGCGGGGAAGAACAGACGCTGTGGCGCGAGTTTCGCTCGGCCTGCGACCAGATCTTCGTCCTGCGCGAAGCCCAGCGTGACGACCGCATGCAGCGGGGGCGTCAACGCCTCGACGAGATGCAGGCCCTCATCGACCGGCTCGACGCCTGGCAGCCGACCCGCCACGCCGACAGTGCTGTGCTGGAGCAGGCCATCGACCAGGCCGCCGCCCTGGAACCGCTACCTTCGGGAAGACGCACGGAAGGCATGCGGCGGCGCTGGAGCGGCATCGTTCGCACCCGCCGTGAGCGCCTGGCACGCCTGGCCGTTGTAGAAGAAATTCAGCGCTGGGAGGCCTGCCGCTCACTGCTCGACGCTCATCTGGCAGCGGATGCAGCGTGCCTCGAGGGGAGCGCCTGCGAGGAGGTTCCCTTCGACCAGGAGCTCGACCTGTCCACAGACATGCGCAGCGCTCACGAGCAGCGCAACGCCTCACGGCACAACCCGCCGCCCCCTCAGGAAGTCAGTGAGCAGTTGGCGCGTCTGCGCGTACATCTCTCGCTGCTCGCCATGGGCCGCGTCAGCCAGCATGATGAGCCCCTGCGCCTGGCCATCCAGGTCGAGCGTCTCAACGAAGGGCTTGGCCGCGAACTGAGCCGCGCCGAGGAAGTCAGCATCGTACTGCGCAACCTGTTGGCGACGGGGCCGGTCTCCCCCGAGCAATGGGAACGGGAAGTGGGTGAACTCGACTCGCTCCTCACGCGCCTGACACGCCTGCCACCTCCTTGA